The following proteins come from a genomic window of Candidatus Bipolaricaulis sibiricus:
- a CDS encoding Xanthine and CO dehydrogenases maturation factor, XdhC/CoxF family: MAGQLLARAADLVARGGRAVLVTLVAVDGPAPRLPGARMLVFPDGKTEGTVGGGSLEAHAIGRAQGLLASDGTALETVDFTDRGLKCGGGKATLFYEVLAPEAELVVLGAGHVGRALARLAGEVAAFPVKVYDGRPPCGDPEPEVNPIPGYREIPPLGESAYVVICTDSHATDLEVARAVLRQVPGPAYVGMLGSRAKSAEIRAQLEQDGIPPQRLGALRCPVGLPLGGRSPGLVALSILAEVVAFHHGRLAEARGRLGGNAP; this comes from the coding sequence GTGGCGGGACAGCTTCTCGCCCGGGCAGCGGACCTCGTCGCGCGCGGCGGGCGGGCGGTGCTCGTAACCCTTGTCGCCGTGGACGGACCCGCTCCGCGGCTTCCCGGGGCGCGGATGCTCGTGTTTCCCGACGGGAAGACCGAGGGGACAGTCGGGGGTGGGTCCCTGGAGGCGCACGCGATTGGGCGCGCGCAGGGGCTCCTCGCGAGCGACGGCACCGCGCTGGAGACGGTCGACTTCACGGACCGGGGCCTGAAGTGTGGGGGAGGGAAGGCGACCCTGTTCTACGAGGTCCTCGCCCCGGAGGCCGAGCTCGTGGTCCTCGGGGCAGGCCACGTCGGCCGGGCGCTGGCTCGGCTCGCCGGCGAGGTGGCGGCGTTCCCGGTCAAGGTGTACGACGGCCGACCGCCCTGCGGAGACCCCGAACCGGAGGTGAACCCCATCCCTGGCTACCGGGAGATCCCTCCGCTCGGCGAGAGCGCGTACGTTGTCATCTGCACGGACTCCCACGCCACCGACCTCGAGGTCGCGCGGGCCGTCCTCCGCCAGGTCCCGGGCCCGGCCTACGTGGGGATGCTCGGGTCACGGGCGAAGTCGGCCGAGATCCGAGCCCAGCTCGAACAGGACGGGATCCCCCCGCAGCGGCTGGGGGCCCTCCGCTGCCCGGTGGGGCTCCCGCTCGGGGGAAGGTCGCCGGGGCTCGTGGCCCTCTCCATCCTCGCCGAGGTGGTGGCGTTCCACCATGGCCGGCTGGCCGAAGCCCGAGGCCGGTTGGGGGGGAACGCACCCTGA
- a CDS encoding Cysteine synthase has product MIDLTIDEKGRRRAAAQARKRDILIPTLAEMRDPNTIRPEIRDELRRIGLWDVHPRNLFRITWKNEPTKHGGGFGGVNYLEFPPALTGVRARVIALVGKWFPTGAHKVGATFGCLVPRLVTGQFDPTAHKAAWPSTGNYCRGGAYNSALLGCDSIAILPEGMSRERFEWLRKIAGEVIATPGSESNVWEIFQKCKELQATRPDVVIFNQFDEPGNHLWHYAVTGPAMEEVLASKLGEGSRYAGVCLTSGSAGTLGCGDYLKDRYPQSKIAVGESLQCPTLLQAGFGSHRIEGIGDKHVPWIHNVRNTDLVIAIDDEAPMRLIRLFNEPEGRNHLLGQGVPASLVDSLDLVGISGAANILMAVKFAHYYELTERDVVLTVLTDSMELYGSRIEELRQERGPYSATQAAVDHERYLLGATTDHIHELTHPERKRVHNLKYFTWVEQMGKAVEELDAQWYDWPDYWDRIHGQADAIDEVIREFNRLVTEG; this is encoded by the coding sequence ATGATCGACCTTACCATAGATGAAAAGGGCCGTCGTCGGGCAGCTGCTCAGGCCCGCAAGCGCGACATCCTGATCCCCACACTCGCCGAAATGCGCGATCCGAACACGATTCGGCCCGAGATCCGGGACGAGCTGCGGAGGATTGGCCTGTGGGACGTCCACCCCCGCAACCTGTTCCGGATCACGTGGAAGAACGAGCCAACCAAGCACGGTGGCGGGTTCGGGGGCGTGAACTACCTTGAGTTCCCGCCCGCGCTGACCGGGGTCCGGGCGCGGGTGATCGCGCTCGTCGGGAAGTGGTTCCCGACCGGGGCTCACAAGGTGGGAGCCACATTCGGGTGCCTCGTCCCACGGCTCGTGACGGGGCAGTTCGATCCCACAGCACACAAGGCGGCGTGGCCGTCCACGGGGAACTACTGCCGGGGCGGGGCGTACAACTCCGCCCTCCTCGGGTGCGACTCGATCGCGATCCTCCCCGAGGGGATGAGCCGGGAGCGGTTCGAGTGGCTGCGGAAGATCGCCGGGGAAGTCATCGCCACCCCGGGGAGCGAGTCGAACGTGTGGGAGATCTTCCAGAAGTGCAAGGAGCTCCAGGCGACCCGGCCCGACGTCGTGATCTTCAACCAGTTCGACGAACCGGGAAACCACCTCTGGCACTACGCCGTCACCGGGCCAGCGATGGAGGAGGTCCTCGCCTCCAAGCTCGGGGAGGGCAGCCGCTACGCCGGGGTCTGCCTCACCTCGGGCTCGGCGGGCACCCTCGGGTGCGGGGATTACCTCAAGGACCGGTACCCTCAAAGCAAGATCGCGGTGGGGGAGTCCCTGCAGTGTCCGACCCTCCTCCAGGCGGGGTTCGGGAGCCACCGCATCGAGGGAATCGGGGACAAACACGTCCCGTGGATCCACAATGTGCGCAACACCGACCTCGTGATCGCGATCGATGACGAGGCCCCGATGCGGCTGATCCGCCTGTTCAACGAGCCTGAGGGGCGGAACCACCTCTTGGGGCAGGGCGTGCCGGCCTCGCTCGTGGACTCGCTCGACCTCGTGGGGATCTCCGGCGCGGCGAACATCCTCATGGCCGTGAAGTTCGCCCACTACTACGAGCTCACCGAGCGCGATGTCGTCCTGACCGTGCTCACGGACTCGATGGAGCTCTACGGGAGCCGGATCGAGGAGCTTCGCCAGGAACGGGGGCCGTACAGCGCGACCCAGGCTGCGGTGGATCACGAGCGGTACCTCCTCGGGGCGACGACGGACCACATCCACGAGCTCACCCACCCCGAGCGGAAGCGGGTCCACAACCTGAAGTACTTCACGTGGGTCGAACAGATGGGGAAGGCGGTGGAGGAGCTCGACGCCCAATGGTACGACTGGCCGGACTACTGGGACCGGATCCACGGCCAGGCGGACGCGATCGACGAGGTGATCCGGGAGTTCAACCGCCTCGTGACGGAGGGGTAG
- a CDS encoding Carbamate kinase, producing MTKKTIVVALGGNAILQPGQKGTFEEQYGNVHRTVEQLAAMVLSGKWRLVITHGNGPQVGNILLQHEAAKAVVPPMPMDVCGAESQGFIGYMIQQAFHNVLAREGRGDIPVATVVTQVLVDKADPAFQHPTKPVGAFYSAEEAKRLQAEKGWHVVEDAGRGWRRVVPSPDPKAIVERDAIRFLVENRAIVIASGGGGIPVIQEDGTYKGVEAVIDKDLAGERLAQDVGAAVLLILTDVDKVRLNYKKPGEKTLDRMTLAEAKGYAQEGHFAKGSMEPKVRAAVRFVEAGGERAVIASLSQALEAAEGGAGTQVVR from the coding sequence GTGACGAAGAAGACGATTGTGGTGGCGCTGGGGGGGAACGCGATCCTCCAGCCGGGTCAGAAGGGAACGTTCGAGGAGCAGTACGGGAACGTCCATCGCACAGTCGAACAGCTGGCGGCGATGGTTCTGTCGGGGAAGTGGCGCCTCGTCATCACCCACGGGAACGGCCCCCAGGTGGGGAACATCCTCCTCCAGCACGAGGCGGCGAAGGCGGTCGTGCCGCCGATGCCCATGGATGTATGTGGCGCTGAGTCTCAGGGGTTCATCGGGTACATGATCCAGCAGGCGTTCCACAACGTGCTCGCCCGCGAGGGGCGCGGAGACATCCCGGTGGCCACCGTGGTGACCCAGGTCTTGGTGGACAAGGCGGACCCCGCGTTCCAGCACCCGACGAAGCCGGTGGGTGCGTTCTACTCGGCAGAAGAAGCGAAGCGACTCCAGGCCGAGAAGGGGTGGCACGTGGTCGAGGACGCCGGCCGCGGCTGGCGCCGCGTGGTGCCCTCGCCCGACCCCAAGGCGATCGTGGAGCGGGACGCGATCCGGTTCCTCGTCGAGAACCGGGCGATCGTGATCGCTTCTGGGGGCGGTGGGATTCCGGTGATCCAGGAAGACGGGACCTACAAGGGCGTCGAAGCGGTGATCGACAAGGATCTCGCGGGCGAGCGCCTTGCCCAGGACGTGGGGGCCGCGGTGCTGCTCATCCTGACGGACGTCGACAAAGTTCGGCTCAACTACAAGAAGCCAGGCGAGAAGACCCTCGACCGGATGACGTTGGCGGAGGCCAAGGGGTACGCTCAGGAGGGGCACTTCGCGAAGGGCTCGATGGAGCCCAAGGTCAGGGCCGCCGTGCGGTTCGTAGAGGCAGGCGGGGAGCGGGCGGTAATCGCATCCCTGTCCCAAGCACTGGAGGCGGCCGAGGGCGGGGCGGGAACCCAAGTTGTACGCTAG
- a CDS encoding Ornithine carbamoyltransferase: protein MAATDLRGRDFITLMEFDREEVETILDTAHDIKRKWIRGEPHRLLEDKTLFMLFYNRSLRTRNSFEAGMTQLGGHAHFLEPDAVYTPALPGEEKAYSTERISDVARVLAEMGHGIAIRIYGKHTGWRYGKGNLLIREFARWSRVPVINMEDDMYHPCQALADVMVMQEKLGDLRGKKFVMSWAYSGSVEKPLAVPQSAIIGASFFGMDITLAHPKGLELDPKVLEFTKKNVRKNGGAFKIVHDMDEAFKGAVAVYPKAWTSQPTDGKTPMDPEKAKAIFEANKHWITTKEKMELTNDAIYMHCLPADRGMEVTDEVMDGPHSVIIEQAANRLHAQKGLMALIL, encoded by the coding sequence ATGGCAGCAACCGATCTAAGGGGGCGGGACTTCATCACCTTGATGGAGTTCGATCGCGAGGAAGTGGAAACGATTCTGGACACGGCACACGACATCAAGCGGAAGTGGATCCGCGGGGAACCCCACCGGCTCCTCGAGGACAAAACCCTGTTCATGCTGTTCTACAACCGCTCGCTGCGGACGCGGAACTCGTTTGAGGCTGGGATGACGCAGCTCGGCGGGCACGCCCACTTCCTTGAGCCGGACGCGGTGTACACTCCGGCCCTGCCTGGCGAAGAGAAGGCCTACTCTACGGAACGGATCTCCGACGTGGCACGGGTGTTGGCCGAGATGGGCCACGGGATCGCCATCCGCATCTACGGCAAGCACACCGGATGGAGGTACGGGAAGGGCAACCTCCTCATCCGCGAGTTTGCGCGTTGGTCGCGGGTCCCCGTGATCAACATGGAGGACGACATGTACCACCCGTGCCAGGCCCTCGCGGACGTCATGGTCATGCAAGAGAAGCTGGGCGACCTCCGGGGGAAGAAGTTTGTCATGAGCTGGGCGTACTCCGGGTCAGTGGAGAAGCCGCTCGCGGTTCCCCAGTCGGCCATCATCGGGGCCAGTTTCTTCGGAATGGACATCACCCTCGCCCATCCCAAGGGCCTCGAGCTCGACCCGAAGGTCCTCGAGTTCACGAAGAAGAACGTCAGGAAGAACGGCGGGGCGTTCAAGATCGTCCACGACATGGACGAGGCGTTCAAAGGCGCGGTGGCGGTGTACCCCAAGGCGTGGACGAGCCAGCCCACGGACGGAAAGACGCCCATGGACCCGGAGAAGGCGAAGGCGATCTTCGAGGCGAACAAGCACTGGATCACCACGAAGGAGAAGATGGAGCTCACGAACGACGCCATCTACATGCACTGCCTTCCTGCCGACCGGGGGATGGAGGTCACGGACGAGGTCATGGACGGTCCGCACTCCGTGATCATCGAACAGGCGGCGAACCGCCTCCACGCCCAGAAAGGCCTGATGGCGTTGATTCTGTAA
- a CDS encoding Ornithine carbamoyltransferase, which translates to MSWFDLAGKDLISTKDWTKEELEIVLKVSDQLKGMYYAGLPHPALKDKTFLMLFFNTSTRTRLSFESAMTQLGGHAQFVAAADLRLSLEDKPGAGETIGDTAKVMARYAHGIGIRLLEDKVSRYGEDTEIMYRFAQHAEIPVVNMASNIWHPCQALTDLYTMREKLGTDLRGVKYTVMWAYSPWARSLGSVQEDLVIATRFGMDVTVAHPKGYELDPDVVALSKRYAQESGGKFEVTADLDDALKGATVVFPRGWMSLRRYEIGKEAEIKNAEKFRDWKYTRGRQKLAKPGYLMHVMPIDRGNEADVELCDDPGLSWMYDQAENRLHTQKAILALTMGGRL; encoded by the coding sequence ATGAGTTGGTTTGATCTGGCAGGGAAGGACCTCATCAGCACCAAGGACTGGACAAAGGAGGAGCTGGAGATCGTTCTCAAGGTGAGCGACCAGCTGAAGGGGATGTACTATGCCGGCCTCCCCCACCCCGCGCTCAAGGACAAGACGTTTCTCATGCTGTTCTTCAACACCTCCACCCGGACCCGGCTCTCGTTCGAGAGCGCAATGACCCAGCTCGGCGGGCACGCCCAGTTCGTGGCCGCCGCCGACCTGCGGCTGTCCCTGGAGGACAAGCCGGGCGCAGGGGAGACGATTGGGGACACGGCGAAAGTGATGGCCCGCTACGCCCACGGAATCGGGATCCGGCTTCTGGAGGATAAGGTCTCTCGCTACGGGGAGGACACGGAGATCATGTACCGGTTCGCCCAGCACGCCGAGATTCCGGTCGTGAACATGGCCTCGAACATCTGGCACCCCTGCCAGGCCCTGACCGACCTCTACACGATGCGGGAGAAGCTGGGGACCGACCTCCGGGGGGTCAAGTACACCGTGATGTGGGCCTACTCGCCGTGGGCGCGGTCCCTGGGATCCGTTCAGGAGGACCTCGTCATCGCTACCCGGTTTGGGATGGACGTGACGGTCGCCCATCCCAAGGGCTACGAGCTCGACCCGGACGTCGTTGCCCTGAGCAAGAGGTACGCCCAGGAGAGCGGGGGCAAGTTCGAGGTCACGGCCGACCTCGACGACGCGCTGAAGGGGGCGACGGTGGTCTTCCCCCGGGGGTGGATGAGCCTCCGCCGCTACGAGATCGGGAAGGAAGCCGAGATCAAGAACGCGGAGAAGTTCAGGGATTGGAAGTACACCCGAGGGCGGCAGAAGCTCGCCAAGCCGGGGTACCTCATGCACGTGATGCCCATCGACCGTGGGAACGAGGCGGACGTCGAGCTGTGTGACGACCCCGGGCTCTCCTGGATGTACGACCAGGCTGAGAACCGCCTTCACACTCAGAAGGCGATCCTCGCCCTCACGATGGGGGGGCGACTCTAG
- a CDS encoding tRNA pseudouridine(54/55) synthase — protein sequence MLAAELVQAGPICDRCLGRRFAQLGTGIPNLERGQSLRAAGGGGTSRPEQRCWVCEGIWASLTNHARRAAELGAEFEFRTFLFGVRLSPRQEAVEEFLDQEFPSPWAEPFKRDANRELGKAFERVLAAQGRTATVDFARPDVQFTVDLETGAIALTVAPVFFYGRYRKLARGIPQTHWPCRSCRGRGCASCGGTGKQYPTSVEELVLPAFLAATGGTGGHLHGAGREDIDARMLGRGRPFVVEVKEPRVRTVDLDAVARAVNAAAEGRVEVDALRPGSPDLVAQLKEEHADKRYRARVEFGEPVGEEAFARALGALVGEVDQRTPVRVRHRRADLVRRRQVHEACGRLVSPTEAELEILCGGGLYVKELVSGDEGATQPNLAALLGVSARVVELDVLDVLDSL from the coding sequence GTGCTCGCCGCGGAACTGGTACAAGCGGGGCCGATCTGCGATCGGTGCCTGGGGCGGCGGTTCGCCCAACTCGGGACCGGGATTCCGAATCTAGAACGGGGTCAGTCGCTCCGGGCGGCCGGAGGTGGGGGAACGTCCCGTCCGGAACAACGGTGCTGGGTTTGCGAAGGCATATGGGCTTCTCTGACCAATCATGCCCGACGAGCCGCGGAGCTTGGGGCAGAGTTCGAGTTCAGGACATTCCTGTTCGGGGTGCGCCTTTCGCCGCGCCAGGAGGCCGTGGAGGAGTTCCTCGATCAAGAGTTCCCCTCGCCATGGGCTGAGCCGTTCAAGCGCGACGCGAACCGGGAGCTCGGCAAAGCGTTCGAGCGCGTATTGGCTGCACAGGGGCGGACGGCGACGGTGGACTTCGCGCGTCCCGACGTCCAGTTCACGGTGGACCTCGAGACGGGGGCAATCGCGCTCACCGTGGCGCCCGTGTTCTTCTACGGCCGGTACCGGAAACTCGCGCGGGGGATCCCCCAGACCCACTGGCCGTGCCGGAGCTGCCGGGGCCGGGGTTGCGCGAGCTGCGGGGGGACGGGGAAGCAGTACCCGACCTCGGTCGAGGAACTTGTGCTCCCCGCGTTTCTCGCCGCTACGGGAGGAACGGGGGGGCACCTCCACGGCGCGGGCCGGGAAGACATCGACGCGCGGATGCTCGGGCGAGGCCGACCGTTTGTGGTCGAGGTCAAGGAACCCCGGGTCCGCACAGTCGACCTGGACGCAGTGGCCCGCGCGGTGAACGCGGCAGCAGAGGGGCGCGTTGAGGTCGATGCTCTCCGGCCGGGTTCGCCCGATCTCGTGGCCCAGCTGAAGGAGGAGCACGCCGACAAGCGGTACCGGGCCCGGGTCGAGTTCGGAGAGCCGGTGGGCGAGGAGGCGTTCGCGCGAGCGCTGGGAGCGCTCGTGGGGGAGGTCGACCAGAGGACCCCGGTGCGTGTGCGCCACCGCCGCGCGGACCTCGTTCGTCGGCGACAGGTGCACGAGGCCTGCGGGCGGCTCGTGTCCCCGACCGAGGCCGAGCTGGAGATTCTCTGCGGGGGGGGGTTGTACGTGAAGGAGCTCGTCTCGGGCGACGAAGGCGCCACCCAGCCCAACCTCGCCGCCCTCCTCGGGGTCTCGGCACGGGTGGTCGAGCTCGACGTCCTGGACGTCCTCGACTCGCTCTGA
- a CDS encoding Xanthine dehydrogenase, molybdenum binding subunit: MNRPVTGVDRAGGAVGTPIVRPDAEAKVRGEARYADDLAFAGMVHVKAIRSERPHARIRGLDLSKAEAAPGVVGAVTARDVPGENVVPVIHRDMPVLSDGIVRYVGEPVALVAAETREEAEAAAARARVDYEDLPAVFDPRGALGPGAPQVARPTAAAAGNVFDRMVVRKGDVRKGFAVADVVVEGEYEVGYQEHAYLEPQGVIAVPEDRGMTVYGTLQCPFYVQNAVACALGLPLARVRIVQTATGGGFGGKEDVPSHLAALAAVVACKLRRPAKLVLDRAEDIATTSKRHPGIIRYRTGAKRDGTLTAVEIEFYYNAGAYQTLSSAVLWRGLVHAAGPYRIPHVKVDAYSVATNTVPCGAFRGFGSPQVIFAHESQMDELARKLGMDPLALREKNALREGDRTCTDQVLTESVGLGACIAKAWELARWEEAQAEVTAFNARERFRRRGLGVSTVMYGVGMGAKAPLLDKAGAYLKIEADGSVSLAVGTTEMGQGAIAVLSQIAADGLGLPVGLVQVAPVDSSRVPDSGPTVASRTTTVQGMAVLDAATKLRARIEDAVREMFRCPSFTLEGRLFCIPGDPPREVDIAEVARWMWVHNWDMGATGWAEGRPVDWDPATGLGNAYFVYAFACHVALVEVDLLTGEAHVERFWAVHDSGKIVNPATARGQVVGGIAQGIGYALTEELAARDGRILSPSFTAYHIPTSLDMPAEVAVEFVEAPYSGGPFGAKGLGEVPLMASHAAVANAVSAATGNRLRAYPAIPERVLNLVAKNA, translated from the coding sequence ATGAACCGACCAGTCACCGGGGTCGACCGCGCCGGAGGAGCCGTGGGAACCCCCATCGTCCGGCCCGATGCCGAGGCCAAGGTGCGGGGCGAGGCGCGGTACGCGGACGACCTCGCGTTCGCGGGGATGGTCCACGTGAAGGCGATCCGCTCCGAGCGTCCCCATGCCCGGATCCGGGGCCTCGACCTCTCGAAGGCGGAAGCCGCCCCGGGCGTGGTGGGGGCCGTCACCGCGCGGGACGTCCCCGGAGAGAACGTCGTCCCGGTCATCCACCGCGACATGCCGGTCCTCTCCGATGGGATCGTCCGCTACGTGGGAGAACCGGTCGCCCTCGTGGCGGCGGAGACGCGGGAGGAGGCGGAGGCCGCGGCAGCCCGAGCACGAGTTGACTACGAGGACCTCCCCGCCGTGTTCGACCCCCGGGGGGCGCTCGGCCCGGGCGCGCCCCAGGTCGCCCGCCCCACCGCTGCCGCTGCGGGCAACGTGTTCGACCGCATGGTGGTCCGCAAAGGCGACGTCAGGAAGGGCTTTGCGGTGGCGGACGTGGTCGTGGAGGGGGAGTACGAGGTCGGGTACCAGGAGCACGCGTACCTGGAGCCGCAGGGGGTGATCGCCGTCCCCGAGGACAGGGGGATGACCGTGTACGGGACCCTCCAGTGCCCGTTCTACGTTCAGAACGCGGTGGCGTGCGCCTTGGGCCTACCCCTGGCCCGGGTCCGAATCGTCCAGACCGCCACCGGCGGCGGGTTCGGGGGGAAGGAGGACGTGCCGAGCCACCTCGCGGCCCTGGCCGCGGTGGTCGCCTGCAAGCTTCGCCGGCCGGCCAAGCTCGTTCTCGACCGAGCCGAGGACATCGCCACCACCTCCAAACGCCACCCCGGAATCATCCGGTACCGGACGGGCGCCAAGCGGGACGGGACGCTGACCGCGGTCGAGATCGAGTTCTACTACAACGCCGGCGCGTACCAGACCCTGTCGAGTGCCGTCCTCTGGCGGGGGCTCGTGCACGCCGCGGGGCCGTACCGGATCCCCCACGTGAAGGTGGACGCCTACTCCGTGGCCACGAATACCGTCCCCTGCGGAGCGTTCCGTGGGTTCGGGTCCCCCCAGGTCATCTTCGCCCACGAGTCGCAGATGGACGAGCTCGCTCGGAAGCTGGGGATGGATCCCCTCGCGCTCCGGGAGAAGAACGCCCTCCGGGAGGGCGACCGCACGTGCACGGACCAGGTCCTGACCGAGTCGGTGGGGCTCGGGGCGTGCATCGCGAAGGCATGGGAGCTCGCCCGGTGGGAGGAGGCGCAGGCCGAGGTGACGGCGTTCAACGCGCGGGAGCGGTTCCGGCGCCGGGGCCTCGGGGTCTCGACCGTGATGTACGGGGTGGGGATGGGGGCCAAGGCGCCGCTCCTCGACAAGGCGGGAGCGTACCTGAAGATCGAGGCCGACGGGTCGGTGAGCCTCGCTGTGGGGACGACCGAGATGGGCCAGGGAGCAATCGCCGTCCTCTCCCAGATCGCTGCCGACGGCCTCGGTCTCCCCGTCGGCCTCGTCCAGGTGGCCCCCGTGGACTCGTCGCGGGTGCCCGACTCTGGGCCCACCGTGGCCTCGCGCACGACGACCGTCCAGGGGATGGCGGTCCTCGACGCGGCGACGAAGCTGCGGGCGCGGATCGAGGACGCGGTGCGGGAGATGTTCCGGTGCCCCTCGTTTACGCTTGAGGGCCGCCTGTTCTGCATCCCGGGGGATCCCCCCCGGGAGGTGGACATCGCCGAGGTCGCGCGGTGGATGTGGGTCCACAACTGGGACATGGGAGCCACAGGGTGGGCCGAGGGACGCCCCGTGGACTGGGACCCCGCCACCGGGCTCGGGAACGCGTACTTTGTGTACGCGTTCGCCTGCCACGTCGCCCTCGTGGAGGTCGACCTCCTCACCGGGGAGGCCCACGTGGAGCGGTTCTGGGCCGTGCACGACTCGGGAAAGATCGTCAACCCCGCCACTGCCCGGGGGCAGGTGGTGGGCGGGATCGCCCAGGGGATCGGGTACGCCCTCACCGAGGAGCTCGCCGCGCGCGACGGCCGGATCCTCTCCCCGTCGTTCACCGCCTACCACATCCCGACGTCGCTCGACATGCCGGCCGAGGTGGCGGTGGAGTTCGTCGAGGCCCCCTACTCGGGCGGGCCGTTCGGGGCCAAGGGTCTGGGCGAGGTCCCGCTCATGGCGTCCCACGCCGCGGTGGCGAACGCCGTCTCCGCTGCGACGGGGAACCGCCTGCGCGCCTACCCGGCGATCCCCGAACGCGTGCTCAACTTGGTGGCGAAGAACGCTTGA
- a CDS encoding ATP-dependent Clp protease proteolytic subunit — MTTEDGMKLQRFTEQERLMSYYDQVLARLFADRIIFLSGTIITGAPGRVMQYVGAEWIVSQLLSLEAEDPDKDIQLYINSPGGDVSAALAIYDTMQTTKCAVRTICVGVAASAAALILAGGAKGKRFSLPNSKILIHQPWVSGVGGQAVDLKIYADEIMKTRDRVNEILAKHTGQPKEKIEKDTDRDFWMSAEEAKAYGIVDEIIQPRR; from the coding sequence ATGACCACCGAAGACGGGATGAAACTGCAGCGGTTCACCGAGCAGGAACGCCTGATGTCGTACTACGATCAGGTGCTGGCTCGTCTGTTCGCCGACCGGATCATCTTTCTGTCCGGAACCATCATCACCGGCGCTCCGGGCCGGGTCATGCAGTACGTCGGCGCCGAATGGATCGTGTCCCAACTGCTGAGCCTTGAGGCGGAGGACCCGGACAAGGACATCCAGCTCTACATCAACAGCCCCGGCGGCGACGTGTCGGCAGCGCTGGCGATCTACGACACGATGCAGACCACGAAGTGCGCTGTGCGCACGATCTGCGTGGGCGTGGCCGCGTCCGCGGCGGCCCTCATCCTCGCCGGAGGGGCGAAGGGCAAGCGGTTCTCCCTCCCCAACTCGAAGATTCTCATTCACCAGCCGTGGGTGTCGGGCGTCGGCGGGCAGGCCGTCGACCTGAAGATCTACGCCGACGAGATCATGAAAACCCGCGACCGGGTGAACGAGATCCTCGCCAAACACACCGGCCAGCCCAAGGAAAAGATCGAGAAGGACACGGACCGGGACTTCTGGATGAGCGCCGAGGAAGCGAAGGCGTACGGGATCGTCGACGAGATCATCCAGCCCCGCCGGTAG
- a CDS encoding membrane metalloprotease translates to MTDLIYGLLAVGALLACVIPHEVAHGYVAWKLGDPTAKAAGRLTLNPIQHLDPIGSLILPLGLLLLRRYAGFPIVFGWAKPVPINPYYFRDTWGGMLYVSLAGPGTNVAMGLLAAGIGRALVALGVTNAYVLAFFALVVLLSFVLALFNLVPVPPLDGSKILAYFLPVRWRIALLRWEQFGFVIVVALLLLGVLQGVFMGAEAITFRLVGIRWALLSRLWG, encoded by the coding sequence GTGACGGACCTTATCTACGGTCTACTGGCCGTGGGGGCTCTCCTGGCGTGTGTGATTCCCCACGAGGTGGCCCATGGCTACGTGGCGTGGAAACTGGGGGACCCCACCGCCAAGGCGGCGGGACGCCTCACGCTCAACCCGATCCAGCACCTCGATCCCATCGGCTCACTCATCTTGCCTCTTGGGCTCCTCCTTCTGCGACGGTACGCGGGGTTCCCGATCGTGTTTGGGTGGGCGAAGCCCGTTCCGATCAACCCGTACTACTTCCGCGACACGTGGGGCGGGATGTTGTACGTCAGCCTCGCCGGCCCGGGAACCAACGTGGCAATGGGCCTGCTTGCTGCAGGGATCGGCCGCGCACTGGTGGCGCTTGGGGTGACGAACGCCTATGTGCTAGCGTTCTTTGCGCTGGTCGTCCTTCTCTCGTTCGTCCTCGCTCTGTTCAATCTCGTCCCCGTGCCTCCCCTGGACGGATCGAAGATCCTTGCCTATTTCCTCCCTGTGCGGTGGCGGATCGCGCTGTTGCGCTGGGAGCAGTTCGGATTCGTGATCGTGGTTGCCCTTCTGCTGCTTGGGGTTCTTCAGGGCGTCTTCATGGGTGCTGAGGCGATCACGTTCCGGCTGGTAGGCATTCGTTGGGCCCTGCTGTCCCGGCTGTGGGGCTAG